From the Candidatus Nomurabacteria bacterium genome, one window contains:
- a CDS encoding protein phosphatase 2C domain-containing protein, producing the protein MQPYEFATASQIGRRHREASRNNQDALLVRLPRSAVEPTVAVVSDGCGSTPHSELGAFLLVRLFADLIARDNGSIHRLEQRLAEIATQLKLLARQLSGQDELVLASMLATLVAAVIGPDNAHFIVVGDGVVTINGETRMFTDGDGTPPYLGYAALEDQNLYRPIEALPINTITLPRADLTDFVIASDGLGDLIDHQDSLLPGSSQETVGKLDKLWTSDSFFTNPDALRRYLARVNRDVSKFDRASGELTHYRGLLDDDTTVIVGRRLKMEG; encoded by the coding sequence ATGCAACCTTACGAATTCGCAACTGCCTCCCAGATTGGGAGACGGCATCGAGAAGCCAGTCGCAATAATCAAGACGCTTTGCTCGTTCGCCTACCCCGCTCTGCCGTCGAACCGACGGTCGCGGTTGTTAGTGATGGCTGCGGTAGCACACCACATAGCGAACTTGGCGCGTTTCTGCTCGTCAGACTGTTTGCGGACTTGATAGCCCGAGATAATGGGTCGATTCACCGCTTAGAGCAGCGTTTGGCAGAGATTGCCACACAACTCAAGCTCCTGGCCAGGCAACTGTCCGGACAAGACGAGCTGGTGCTTGCAAGCATGCTTGCAACACTTGTTGCGGCTGTGATTGGACCGGATAATGCACACTTCATCGTCGTCGGCGATGGTGTGGTGACTATCAACGGCGAGACTCGTATGTTCACTGACGGTGACGGTACCCCACCTTATCTTGGGTATGCCGCACTTGAAGATCAGAACCTCTACCGCCCAATCGAAGCATTACCGATCAACACAATCACACTGCCGCGTGCCGACCTCACAGACTTCGTGATTGCCAGCGATGGACTTGGCGATCTGATCGATCATCAAGATTCATTGCTCCCCGGCAGTTCGCAAGAAACCGTTGGCAAGCTGGATAAGCTGTGGACCAGCGACTCATTCTTTACCAACCCCGACGCATTACGCCGTTACTTGGCGAGAGTTAACCGAGACGTTAGTAAGTTCGACCGCGCAAGCGGCGAGCTAACACATTACCGGGGACTCCTCGACGACGACACGACTGTAATCGTTGGCCGACGCCTCAAAATGGAGGGCTAA